From a region of the Thiorhodovibrio winogradskyi genome:
- a CDS encoding carboxy terminal-processing peptidase codes for MKEFALRSPVQRTSPRELGPPPRLSPRGLSTPRLFLAPLLALLLGFGVVLELAARPVDVSLATLFPTERQAKTAVVINQVLERFHYRDFELSPAFAVATLEHYFDGLDPNRSFFLDRDIQRFLGSASRLDDDLAQGRVDVAFDIFRVYRMRVDDRVEFALGVLEGDFDFNKSEHYQFDRTKAPWPRNEAELDELWRKRVKNDYLTLKLADKDDAEIRKQLRKRYEGIRRRIHQFDADDVFQTFVNAYTQSLEPHTAYMSPSTSENFDISMRLSLEGIGAVLRADNEYTVIQRTIPGGPARQSGMVQTGDKIVGVAQGVDGEFDDVVGWRLQDVVDKIRGPKGSVVRLQLLPKAEISGGGRMREVSLVRNEIKLEDQAASSYVIDGPENAPDLRIGVIKVPAFYRDFRAESDGNRDFRSTTRDVRKLLAELQDQRVNGIVIDLRGNGGGSLTEATSLTGLFIKEGPVVQVKDSFGKIEVETDPDPELVYSGPLAVIVDRNSASASEIFAGAIQDYDRGLVVGEPTFGKGTVQTLVDLNRYVPGNELDLGRLRLTMAEFFRISGGSTQLKGVEPDILFDLGYDSDDHGERSLDNALPWSSIRPASYQTFNGVDLNVLRSRSVERTARDRGFRMLTRQGRMLTEIEARDLVSLREDERRQESKRRDKALKEERNEFLRSRDMEPVDEDADPIDEEALEKQQDVIDAIQVDEAARILADLIKHQGGAERPRAAMRD; via the coding sequence ATGAAAGAGTTCGCGCTTCGATCACCGGTTCAACGGACGAGTCCTCGGGAGCTCGGTCCGCCACCCAGGCTTTCACCTCGCGGGCTTTCAACACCCAGGCTTTTCTTGGCGCCACTGCTGGCGCTTTTACTCGGTTTTGGAGTCGTCCTTGAACTGGCGGCCCGACCGGTCGATGTCAGTCTCGCGACCCTCTTCCCGACCGAGCGCCAGGCCAAGACGGCCGTGGTCATCAACCAAGTGCTGGAGCGTTTTCATTATCGTGATTTCGAGCTCAGTCCAGCCTTCGCTGTAGCAACACTTGAACACTATTTTGATGGACTCGATCCCAACCGGTCCTTCTTCCTGGATCGCGACATTCAGCGCTTTCTCGGCAGTGCCAGCAGGCTTGATGACGATCTTGCCCAAGGGCGAGTCGATGTCGCCTTCGACATTTTTCGAGTGTATCGCATGCGGGTTGATGATCGGGTCGAATTCGCCTTGGGTGTGCTCGAAGGGGACTTCGATTTCAACAAATCGGAACACTATCAGTTTGATCGAACCAAGGCTCCCTGGCCCCGGAACGAAGCGGAACTCGATGAACTCTGGCGCAAGCGGGTGAAGAATGACTATCTCACGCTCAAGCTGGCCGACAAGGACGATGCCGAGATCCGCAAACAACTGCGCAAGCGCTATGAGGGCATTCGTCGGCGGATTCACCAGTTCGATGCCGATGATGTCTTCCAGACCTTCGTCAACGCCTACACCCAGAGCCTGGAACCCCATACGGCCTACATGTCGCCCAGCACCTCGGAGAATTTCGACATCAGCATGCGGCTGTCGCTCGAGGGGATAGGCGCTGTGCTGCGAGCCGACAACGAGTACACGGTTATTCAGCGCACCATACCAGGCGGACCGGCGCGTCAGTCCGGCATGGTACAAACGGGCGATAAGATCGTCGGCGTTGCCCAAGGCGTTGACGGTGAATTTGACGACGTTGTCGGCTGGCGCTTGCAGGATGTGGTCGACAAGATTCGTGGCCCCAAAGGCTCGGTGGTGCGCCTGCAACTCCTGCCCAAGGCGGAAATCTCCGGCGGCGGGCGCATGCGCGAGGTCTCCCTGGTTCGCAACGAGATCAAGCTTGAAGATCAGGCCGCCAGTTCCTACGTGATTGACGGCCCCGAGAACGCACCGGATTTGCGCATTGGCGTTATCAAAGTACCGGCGTTTTACCGCGACTTCCGCGCGGAATCCGACGGCAACCGCGATTTTCGCAGTACCACGCGCGACGTGCGCAAGCTGCTCGCGGAACTCCAGGATCAACGAGTCAATGGCATTGTCATCGACCTGCGCGGCAATGGCGGCGGCTCCCTGACCGAGGCGACCTCCCTGACTGGCCTGTTCATCAAGGAAGGCCCGGTGGTGCAGGTGAAGGACTCCTTCGGCAAGATCGAGGTCGAGACCGACCCGGATCCTGAGTTGGTCTACTCAGGCCCACTCGCGGTCATTGTCGATCGCAACAGCGCCTCGGCCTCGGAAATCTTCGCCGGCGCCATTCAGGACTACGATCGCGGTCTCGTGGTTGGTGAACCGACCTTCGGCAAGGGGACAGTGCAAACACTGGTCGATCTCAACCGCTATGTGCCGGGCAACGAGCTCGACCTCGGCCGCCTGCGTCTAACCATGGCCGAGTTCTTTCGCATCAGTGGCGGCAGCACACAACTCAAGGGCGTGGAGCCGGACATTTTATTCGACCTCGGCTACGACAGCGATGACCATGGCGAGCGCTCGCTCGATAATGCCCTGCCCTGGAGCAGTATCCGCCCAGCCAGTTACCAGACCTTCAATGGTGTCGATCTTAATGTACTGAGGTCGCGATCGGTTGAACGCACCGCCCGGGATCGCGGCTTCCGCATGCTGACCCGACAGGGTCGCATGCTGACGGAAATTGAAGCGCGCGATCTTGTCTCCCTGCGCGAGGACGAACGCCGCCAGGAATCCAAACGTCGGGACAAGGCGCTCAAAGAAGAGCGCAATGAGTTTCTGCGCAGCCGCGACATGGAGCCCGTCGACGAGGATGCCGATCCGATCGACGAGGAAGCGCTTGAGAAACAGCAGGACGTCATCGATGCCATCCAGGTCGATGAAGCAGCCCGCATTCTGGCCGATTTAATCAAGCACCAGGGCGGCGCGGAACGCCCACGCGCGGCCATGCGCGATTAG
- the gshA gene encoding glutamate--cysteine ligase: MSPDSLFDARLSALARLPADALRTPYLIGLEKEALRVTPAGEVATSAHPRALGSSLTHPYITTDFSEALIELVTPAVASPTEALRFLHQLHLFVYRHIGEERLWATSMPCVIGGSTSIPLAYYGESNAGQMKTIYRRGLGNRYGRVMQVIAGVHFNFSLREDLWPILRDAFGNQDNPREFRDQLYMGMVRNLQRLGWLVPYLFGASPAVCKSFVKGDPGELQSFDQHTYYHPHGTSLRMGDIGYQNRQEEGTGMKASYDSLDSYIRSLTWAIETPCPQYESIGVKVAGRYEQLNDHVLQIENEYYSTVRPKQITEGMERPTLALRRRGIRYVELRSTDVNAFHPLGVDEEQLHFLASFMLHSLLRDSPRINARERRAIDTNEVVTAHRGREPRLMIERENAAVRLRVWADKVLGEMQEVAALLDGGESGPHVASVQAQQEKVREPNSTPSARMLAEMRAQGESFSAFARRLTETHREAFLNQPLPVATEQEFIRLSAESVARQEEIEARNEGSLDEFLAAYFHQGKE, from the coding sequence ATGTCCCCAGATTCGCTGTTTGACGCGCGACTGTCCGCGCTCGCGCGCCTGCCGGCTGACGCCCTGCGTACCCCCTACCTGATCGGCCTTGAAAAAGAAGCCCTGCGCGTCACCCCAGCGGGCGAGGTCGCGACCAGCGCGCATCCCCGCGCGCTGGGCTCGTCGCTTACTCATCCTTACATCACCACCGACTTCTCCGAGGCACTGATCGAACTGGTCACCCCCGCGGTGGCCAGTCCGACCGAGGCGCTTCGCTTCCTGCATCAGCTGCATCTGTTCGTCTATCGCCACATTGGCGAGGAGCGCCTCTGGGCCACCAGCATGCCTTGCGTGATCGGCGGCAGCACAAGCATTCCGCTCGCCTACTATGGTGAGTCCAACGCCGGGCAGATGAAGACCATCTACAGGCGCGGCCTGGGCAATCGCTACGGGCGGGTGATGCAGGTCATCGCCGGGGTGCATTTCAACTTCTCCCTGCGCGAGGACCTGTGGCCAATACTGCGGGACGCCTTCGGTAACCAAGACAACCCGCGCGAGTTTCGCGACCAGCTTTACATGGGCATGGTGCGCAACCTGCAACGCCTTGGCTGGCTGGTGCCCTATCTCTTTGGTGCATCGCCTGCCGTGTGCAAAAGCTTTGTAAAGGGCGATCCCGGGGAGCTGCAATCCTTCGACCAGCATACCTATTACCACCCGCATGGGACCTCCCTGCGCATGGGCGATATCGGTTATCAAAACCGCCAGGAAGAAGGCACTGGCATGAAGGCCAGTTATGACAGCCTGGATTCCTACATCCGCAGCCTGACCTGGGCGATCGAAACCCCCTGCCCCCAGTACGAAAGCATTGGCGTCAAGGTGGCCGGGCGTTATGAGCAGCTCAACGATCATGTGCTGCAAATTGAGAACGAATACTACAGCACGGTGCGGCCCAAACAGATCACCGAGGGCATGGAACGCCCAACGCTGGCACTGCGCCGACGCGGCATTCGCTATGTCGAACTGCGCTCCACCGATGTCAATGCCTTTCATCCGCTTGGAGTCGACGAGGAGCAACTGCATTTTCTCGCCAGCTTCATGCTCCACAGCCTGCTACGGGACAGCCCGCGCATCAATGCACGCGAACGCCGCGCCATTGACACCAACGAAGTGGTCACGGCCCATCGCGGCCGCGAACCCCGCCTGATGATTGAACGCGAAAACGCGGCCGTGCGCCTACGCGTCTGGGCGGACAAGGTATTGGGGGAAATGCAAGAGGTCGCCGCGCTGCTCGACGGCGGCGAATCAGGCCCGCATGTGGCAAGTGTTCAAGCACAGCAGGAGAAAGTACGCGAGCCGAACAGCACCCCATCGGCGCGCATGCTGGCTGAAATGCGCGCCCAAGGCGAAAGCTTTTCCGCCTTCGCGCGCCGATTGACGGAGACGCACCGTGAAGCCTTTCTCAACCAACCGCTGCCAGTTGCCACGGAACAGGAATTCATCCGGCTCAGCGCCGAGTCTGTCGCTCGCCAGGAGGAGATTGAGGCCCGAAACGAGGGAAGTCTGGATGAGTTTCTCGCGGCCTACTTTCACCAAGGCAAGGAATAG